The Ketobacter alkanivorans genome includes the window TTTGGCCAAGCGCTGGTTGCCCGGCGTGGTGGACTGGGTGGGCCGCCGCGATCTGCCGTTCATGGCTGCAGATTAGCACCATGAGGGTCAGCAACGCACTGAAGCGCCACTGGCATGCCCTGCGCCATCCGGATCAGGGCAGCCGCACGCCTGTGGGCATCAACATTCGCCCTCGCCAAATGGGGTTCACTCTGGAATCAGGCTATCGTAATAACTGGGCCAAGGGCGACCCCATAAAAACCAGTTTTTTAAACGCAGTGTCCTGCATTCTGCCTATGGGCGAAGATTTTTTTCTTAAAACCATGCGCAACTATCGCAGCATGATTCGTGATGATCGATTACAAAAAGACGCTCGTCATTTTTGTGGGCAAGAAGGTCACCATGCTTTTGAGCATCGCAAATTCAACCAGCTCCTCGCAGACACCTATCCACGCCTCGAATCACTGGATAGAGCGTACCAGCGGATCAACGACTGGATTCTGTCTAAGTCCAGCCCGGCACTGCAGTTCAGCTATACCACAGGTGCCGAGCATCTGACCTCTATCTTATCTCACGCCTTCTTAAGTGATGCAGAACGCTGGATAGATGATTACGACGAGATCGCCGCCATGCTGATCTGGC containing:
- a CDS encoding metal-dependent hydrolase, giving the protein MRVSNALKRHWHALRHPDQGSRTPVGINIRPRQMGFTLESGYRNNWAKGDPIKTSFLNAVSCILPMGEDFFLKTMRNYRSMIRDDRLQKDARHFCGQEGHHAFEHRKFNQLLADTYPRLESLDRAYQRINDWILSKSSPALQFSYTTGAEHLTSILSHAFLSDAERWIDDYDEIAAMLIWHTVEEIEHKSVCFDVFQHVDGHYGRRLFGFAVLNLWLSSAVVSRQLYMLQVEGLLTKPETWRHLLSFYLGIYKDNKPGIVPMLINDWLQYFRPDFHPWEVDDRHLIQHWLTYVDTRNDPRSVPLQGTTQQNTPPRYATVALAG